Genomic segment of Fusobacterium simiae:
AATTCTTCTAAAATTAAAACTCCTGCTCCTTCTCCCATTACAAAACCATCTCTATCTTTTGAAAATGGTCTTGAAGCTGTTTTAGGAGTTTCATTTCTAGTTGACAATGCTTTCATATTAGCAAATGAATTTATACAAAACTTAGTTATAGTAGCTTCTGTTCCTCCAACTATCATAGCTTTTGCTCTTCCATGACGTATTAAATCAAAACCATCTCCTATTGAGTGAGTTCCTGAAGCACAAGCAGTAACTATTGTCCTATTTGGACCTTTTGCTCCATAATATATAGCTATATTTCCAGTTGCCATATTTTCTATCATAGCAGGGATAGTAAAAGGAGATATTCTTCTTGGACCTTTTTCTAACATATTTTTATATTGCTCTTCCATTATCTCCATTCCACCAACACCAGCTGATACAATAACTCCCACGTCATCTGCATTAGTTTCATCTATTTTAAAATTAGCATCATCTAAAGCCATCTTTGTAGCAACTAATGCAAATTGAGTATTTCTTGCTAATTTTTTTACTTCTTTCTTTTCTATTCCATAATCAGTTGGTTCAAACCCCTTAACTTCTCCAGCTATTTTAACTGGTTGATCTGTTGTATCATAAGCTGTTATTAAATCTATTCCAGTTTCACCATTTATAAGTTTTTTCCAACTTTCTTCTAAACCTATTCCTAATGAAGAAATAAGTCCTAATCCTGTTACAACAACTCTTTTCATCATTCACCTCTACCTATCATAATAATAAAATAGTTCATTACTAGCTAGAATGTAACTCACCTATTTTTATATATACTTTATTTTTTATTTATGTAAAGAAAACGGGATATAAATAAATATACCCCGTAATTTTTATTCCTAATGGAACATAATTATTTCTTATTTGCTTCTATGTAGTTTATAACATCTTGTACAGTTTTAATTTTTTCTGCTTCAGTATCTGGAATTTCTACTCCAAATTCTTCTTCAAAAGACATTATTAATTCAACAGTATCTAAAGAATCTGCTCCTAAATCATCTACGAAATTTGATTCAGGTTTAATTTGATCAGCATCCACTCCTAATTGTTCAACTATAATTTCTTTTACTTTATCTAACATATCTTCCTCCTTAAATTTTTTAAACTATATTTATTATACACTATTTTAGTATATTATCCAACTTTTTTTTATGCTTCAATTAATTCAATATTTTCTACTTCTATTTCCTTATCAATTTTCTTGATAAGTCCTGACAAAACTTTTCCAGCACCTATTTCATAAATTTTTGTAACACCTAATGATTTTAATTTATTTATAGTGTCTACCCATTTTACAGGTCCAAAACTTTGTCTATAAATTTCATCTTTCACTTCAGCATCAGTTTCTAAAAATTCAGCAGTTGTATTTGCTACTATTTTTACTTTTCCTATATTAAAAGTATATTTTTGAGCTTCTTCTTTTAATTGTTCTCCTGCTTCCTTCATAAGTGATGAATGGAAAGGTCCGGATACTGCAAGAGGCATTGCTCTTTTAGCTCCTGCTTCTTTTAAAACCACGCAAGCCTTTTCCACTGCTTCTTTAGCCCCAGCAATAACAGTTTGATTTGGTTCATTAAAGTTTACCGCTTCAACCACTCCATCAACTGATTTTAAAATTTCTTTTATTTTATCTGCATCCATACCAAGAACAGCTGCCATACTTCCATTTACTTTTTCTGCAACTTCTCTCATTATTCTTCCTCTTGCTGCAACAAGTTTTACTGCATCTTCTATTGAAAGATAGCCTGCTCCACCAAAAGCTGCAAATTCTCCAACAGAATGTCCTGCAACATAATCAGCCTCTATTCCTTTTTCTTTTAAAAGTTCAGTTAAAACTAAACTTAAACTAACTATTGCAGGTTGGGTATAATCTGTTCTCTTTAATAAATCTTCTGGCCCTTCAAACATCACTTCTTTTAAGTTAATATCCAAAGAATTAAAAATCTTATCAAATAATTCTTTTGCTTTACTATTATTTTCATATAGTTTTTTACCCATGCCAACATACTGTGTACCTTGTCCTGGATAAACAAAAGCAACTTTTCCCATTTTTACCTCCCCTTATTTCAATACTTTTTTATATAAACTAATAAGCCCATTTTATAATAACTGAGCCGTAAGTTAATCCTCCTCCAAAACCAGTTAAAGCAATATTATCTCCTTTTTTAACAAGTCCTTTTTCTATTGCTTCTCCTAGTGCTATTCCAACTGAAGCAGATGAAGTATTTCCATATCTATCTAAATTTACATAGAATTTTTCTAATGGATATTTCATTCTCTTTGCTGCTGCTTCTATTATTCTTAAATTTGCTTGATGAGGGAATACCATAGCTAAATCATTTACATTCAGTTTAGCTTGTTCTAATGCATCTAATGTTACCTTTGGTAAAACTCTAACTGCAAATTTAAAAACTTCTTGTCCTTTCATTACAACAAAATTTTCTCTATTTTTTACAGTTTCTTCATCATTAGGTTTTTTACTTCCACCTGCAGGAATTTTAAGTATCATATCATCTTCACCTTCAGCTCCTATTGAAAATCCTAAAATTCCATATCCTTCTTCAACCTCACCTATTATTGCAGCCGCTGCTCCATCTCCAAATAATACTGCTGTATTTCTATTTTTAATATCTATTATTCTTGTTAGAGTTTCAGCTCCTATAACAAGTATATTTTTATATATTTTTGAATTTACTAATGCATAAGCAACTGACAAGCTGTAAATAAATCCTGTACAAGCAGCATTAACATCAAAACAAGGGATATCTTTTAAACCTAATTTGTGTTGTACTATACAAGAAGCCCCCTGAGCAATATAATCTGGCGTAGTAGTTGCTAATATAATTAAATCCACATCTTCTTTTTTAATTCTTGCATTTTTAATTGCTTTTAAAGCTGCTTCATAAGCCAAGTCAGAAGTTGCTTGGTCTTTTGAAGCAAATCTCCTTTCTATTATTCCTGTTCTTGTCCTAATCCATTCATCACTTGTATCTATAATTTTTTCAAAATCAAAATTTGTAAATACATTCTCTGGAACATAATATCCTATTCCTTTTATTCCTATACTTTGCATTGCTATCCCTCCATTGTTTTTCTAAGTTCTTCAATAAAATTTAATTCAATAAACTTACTAGCCACTTTTAAAGCATTTTTTACAGCTCTACTATCAGAGTTTCCATGTGCTTTTAATGAAAGTTCACTTAATCCTAAAAATATTGCTCCTCCATACTCAGATGCTTCAGTTTTCTTTTTAACTTTTTTTATAGCTCCTTTAACTAAAAGAGCTCCTAATTTTGAAACCCAACTTTCCATTATAGATTCTTTTACAATATGGAATATAAACTTCCCAATTCCCTCTGATGTTTTTAACAGTATATTTCCTGTAAAGCCATCAGTTACAACTACATCAACATCTCCATCCATAATTTTTGTGCTTTCAATATTTCCATAAAAATCTATATCTTTATTTTCTTTTAGTAGACTATATGTTTCTCTAGTAAGTTCATTCCCTTTTGATTCTTCTTCACCAATATTTAAAAGTGCTACTTTAGGATTTTTTTTATTTAAAAATATTTCCATATACTTTGAACCCATTGTAGCAAATTGATTTAAAAATTCTGGTTTAGAATCTGAATTAGCTCCTAAGTCTAAAAATAAAGTTCCTTGTTCTTTTTTATTAGGGAATAAGACTGCTATTGCTGGTCTTAACACTCCCTTTATCCTTTTTAATTTTAGCTGACTGCTTGCTAAAAGTGCTCCTGTATTTCCACAAGAAACTGATGCTTGAGCTATCTTGTCTTTTACTAAATCTATACAGACATTCATAGATGAGTCTTTTTTTTCCCTTACTGCTTTCACAGGATCATCTGTCATCTCTATAACTTCATCAGCATTTTTAATTTCAATTCTCTTTGTATCATACTTATATTTTTTTAATTCTTCCTTTATGATACTTTCCTTCCCAACTAAAATTACTTCCAGTCTTTCAATTTCTTCTAAAGCTTCAATAGCACCTTTCACAGTTGATATTGGAGCAAAATCTCCGCTCATAGCATCTAAGGCTATTTTCATTTTCTACCCTCCACCTAATTTCATTCTATATCAGCTTATTATATCATAAAGTTATTAAAAATTTATTTTTTAAATAAAATTACATACGTTTTTTAATTATATACTATTTTTTTTCAAATGTAAACAGTCAAGAATTTATTTAAAACAAATAAATATTTTTTTAAATAAAAAATAGTGAAGATAGAAAAAATTTTCCATCAACACTATTTAGTATACAATCTTTAAACACTATCACTTTTTAAATGTACTTCTACTATCCCTTATTTCATTTATATCTTCCTTAAATTTTGACATGGTTACTTCTTTCCCATCAACCCCATTATATCCTACTAATACTTTTTTATCTTCATATTCTTTTTTGGATAAATAATTTACATAAAAAACATAGAAATCTATTTCTTCAAAATTTATATTTTTAAATACTTCCAAATCTTTTATTGCTTCACTATCTCCATTAATTATATAATTATTATCTTTTTTTGCTATAAATAATACTTCTTCATCAATTATTTTATT
This window contains:
- the fabF gene encoding beta-ketoacyl-ACP synthase II, whose protein sequence is MKRVVVTGLGLISSLGIGLEESWKKLINGETGIDLITAYDTTDQPVKIAGEVKGFEPTDYGIEKKEVKKLARNTQFALVATKMALDDANFKIDETNADDVGVIVSAGVGGMEIMEEQYKNMLEKGPRRISPFTIPAMIENMATGNIAIYYGAKGPNRTIVTACASGTHSIGDGFDLIRHGRAKAMIVGGTEATITKFCINSFANMKALSTRNETPKTASRPFSKDRDGFVMGEGAGVLILEELESALARGAKIYAEMAGYGDTSDANHITAPIETGEGATKAMRIALKDANIPLEDVTYINAHGTSTPTNDIVETRAIKALFGDKAKDLYVSSTKGATGHALGGAGGIEGVFIAKAIAEGIIPPTINLYETEEECDLNYVPNEAIKTDVKVAMSNSLGFGGHNSVIVMKKFEK
- the acpP gene encoding acyl carrier protein codes for the protein MLDKVKEIIVEQLGVDADQIKPESNFVDDLGADSLDTVELIMSFEEEFGVEIPDTEAEKIKTVQDVINYIEANKK
- the fabD gene encoding ACP S-malonyltransferase, coding for MGKVAFVYPGQGTQYVGMGKKLYENNSKAKELFDKIFNSLDINLKEVMFEGPEDLLKRTDYTQPAIVSLSLVLTELLKEKGIEADYVAGHSVGEFAAFGGAGYLSIEDAVKLVAARGRIMREVAEKVNGSMAAVLGMDADKIKEILKSVDGVVEAVNFNEPNQTVIAGAKEAVEKACVVLKEAGAKRAMPLAVSGPFHSSLMKEAGEQLKEEAQKYTFNIGKVKIVANTTAEFLETDAEVKDEIYRQSFGPVKWVDTINKLKSLGVTKIYEIGAGKVLSGLIKKIDKEIEVENIELIEA
- a CDS encoding beta-ketoacyl-ACP synthase III yields the protein MQSIGIKGIGYYVPENVFTNFDFEKIIDTSDEWIRTRTGIIERRFASKDQATSDLAYEAALKAIKNARIKKEDVDLIILATTTPDYIAQGASCIVQHKLGLKDIPCFDVNAACTGFIYSLSVAYALVNSKIYKNILVIGAETLTRIIDIKNRNTAVLFGDGAAAAIIGEVEEGYGILGFSIGAEGEDDMILKIPAGGSKKPNDEETVKNRENFVVMKGQEVFKFAVRVLPKVTLDALEQAKLNVNDLAMVFPHQANLRIIEAAAKRMKYPLEKFYVNLDRYGNTSSASVGIALGEAIEKGLVKKGDNIALTGFGGGLTYGSVIIKWAY
- the plsX gene encoding phosphate acyltransferase PlsX; translation: MKIALDAMSGDFAPISTVKGAIEALEEIERLEVILVGKESIIKEELKKYKYDTKRIEIKNADEVIEMTDDPVKAVREKKDSSMNVCIDLVKDKIAQASVSCGNTGALLASSQLKLKRIKGVLRPAIAVLFPNKKEQGTLFLDLGANSDSKPEFLNQFATMGSKYMEIFLNKKNPKVALLNIGEEESKGNELTRETYSLLKENKDIDFYGNIESTKIMDGDVDVVVTDGFTGNILLKTSEGIGKFIFHIVKESIMESWVSKLGALLVKGAIKKVKKKTEASEYGGAIFLGLSELSLKAHGNSDSRAVKNALKVASKFIELNFIEELRKTMEG